GCTGGAGCGGATGCAGCGGCGCTCGAATGCCAGGGTATTTGCGAGACGCTGCACTAAGTTTCCGGCCGACATCCAACGAAAGGAAGATAGGCCATGGCGTGGAGCAAGGAAGAGACGATCGGTCGCGCAGAGATGCGGAAGATCCAGCTCGACCGCCTCCGGAAGACGGTCCGCTACATCCACGGGAAGAACCCGGTCTACAGGAAGAAGCTGGACGCGGCGGGAGTCAAGCCCGCCGCCATCAAGACGCTCGACGACATCCGGAGGATCCCCTTCACCACGAAGGGGGAGATCCGCGACAGCTACCCGTTCGGCCTGTTCACGGCATCCCGGGAGGACATCGTCGAGTTCCACGCGACCTCGGGAACCACGGGGAAGCCGGTCGTTGTCGCCTACACAAGGAACGACATCGACCTCTGGTCCGACGCCATGGCCCGCGCTTTCACCGCCGCCGGCGTCACGAAGGACGACATCGTCCAGAACATCTACGGCTACGGCCTCTTCACCGGGGGGCTCGGCGCCCACTACGGCGCCATCCGGGTCGGTGCGTCCGTCATCCCGATGTCGGGAGGGAACAGCCAGCGCCAGATCATGATGATGCAGGATTTCGGCAGCACCGTCCTCACCGTGACCCCCTCGTTCCTCATGCACATCCACGAGATCGGCGAGCAGATGGGAGTCGACTTCCGGAAGCTGAAGCTGAAGACCGGCCTGTTCGGGGCGGAGCCGTGGAGCGAATCGATGCGCGGGGCGATCGAGGAGAAGTTCGGCATCACGGCGTGCGACCTGTACGGCCTCTCGGAGATCATCGGCCCGGGCGTGGCGTTCGAGTGCCGGGAGGTCCGGAACGGGCTCCACATCAACGAGGACTACTTCTTCCCGGAGATCATCCACCCCGAGACGCTGGAGCCGCTTCCGCCCGGCGAGACGGGAGAGCTGGTCTTCACCACGATCGGGAACGAGGGTCAGCCGCTGCTCCGGTACCGCACCCGGGACATCACCCGGCTGATCCCGGAGAAGTGCGCCTGCGGGCGAACCCTGGTCCGGATGCAGCGGGTCACCGGCCGCACCGACGACATGCTGATCATCCGGGGGGTCAACTTCTTCCCGTCGCAGATCGAGTCGATCGTCCTGAAGCGGCAGGGCGTGTCGCCGCACTACATGGTCGTGGTCGACCGGAAGGGGACCCTGGACGAGGTGGAGGTCCGGGTCGAGGTCACCGACGAGTTCATGGCGAAGGCGGGCGCCGACGTCCTGAAGGGGAGCGAGCAGGAAATCCTGAAGGACGTGGCGCTGGCCCGGCAAAAGATGGAGAATCTGAAGAGGGACATCAAGGACATCATCGGCATCTCGGTGAAGATCACCCTCGTGCAGCCCGGATCGATCCAGCGCAGCGAGGGGAAGGCCCGGCGGGTCGAAGACCGGCGCCCGAAGACATGAGCAACCGAACCGGAGCCGCAGTTCGCCAGGAGGGGACGTCGCCAGGGATGAAAGCGGAACGGAAGATCCTGTCCGGCAACGAGGCGATCGCGCTCGCGTTCACCGATTCGGGCGGCGTGTTCGCCTCCGGCTATCCGGGGACGCCCAGCACCGAGACGCTGGAGGAGGTGGCCCGGCTCGGCGAGGTGTACTGCGAGTGGGCCCCCAACGAGAAGGTCGGGCTCGAGGCGGCGATCGGCGCCTCGATCGCGGGGGGCAGGGCGATGGCCACCATGAAGCACGTCGGGGTGAACGTCGCCGCGGACGCCCTGCTCACCCTGAACTACACCGGCGTCAACGCGGGGCTGGTCCTGATGGTGGCGGACGACCCCGGGATGCACTCGTCGCAGAACGAGCAGGACAGCCGGAACTACGCGAAGTTCGCGAAGATCCCGATGCTCGACCCGTCGGACTCGCAGGAGGCGTACGACTTCCTGCGGGAGGGGCTCGCCCTGTCCGAGCGGTTCGACACGCCCGTGATGCTCCGCACCACGACCCGGATCTCGCACGCCAAGGGGATCGTCGAGCGGCAGGGGAGGATCGAGCCGAAGGTCGGCGAATGGGTGAAGGACGTCCCGAAGTACGTCATGCTCCCCCACTTCGGGAAGGTCCGCCACGCCGCGATCGAGGAGCGGCTGCTGAAGCTCCGGGAGTTCGCCGAGACCACTCCGCTCAACCGGGTGGAGATGGGGGACACGGAGCTCGGGATCCTCACCTCCGGGATCTCCTACCAGCACGTGAAGGAGGCGTACCCGGACGCCTCGATCCTGAAGCTCGGGATGGTCCACCCGCTCCCCGAGGGGAAGATCCGGGAGTTCGCGGGGAAGGTCTCCCGGTTCATGATCGTGGAGGAGCTGGACGGGATCTTCGAGGAGCAGGTCCGCGCGATGGGGATCCGGGTCGACGTCGGGAAGGACAGGATCCCGTACTGCGACGAGGTCAACGCCGACGTCGTCCGGGCGGCCGCCGGCGGCGGCGGACGCCCCGCGGGGGCGGCCCCGGCCACGGACCTCCCGCTGCGGCCCCCGACCTTCTGCCCCGGGTGCGCGCACCGCGGGGTCTTCTCGATCCTCGCGAAGCTCAAGGTGTTCGTCTCCGGGGACATCGGCTGCTACACCCTCGGCGCGCTCGCGCCGATGAACGCGATGCACTCGTGCATCTGCATGGGGGCGAGCATCAGCGCGGCCCACGGGATGGCGAAGGTGAACGAGATCGCGGAGAGGCCGGGGAAGCCGGTGGCCGTCATCGGGGATTCGACCTTCTTCCACTCCGGGATGACGGGGCTCCTGGGAATGGCGTACAACGGCGGCAACGCCCTGGTCGTCATCATGGACAACCGGACCACCGGGATGACCGGAGGGCAGGACAACCCGGGCTCCGGGCGGGGGCTGATGGGGCAGGCGGCCCGGCAGGTCGACATCGTCGCGCTCGTGAAGGTCCTGGGGATCGAGAACGTGTTCGAGATCAACGCGTACGATCTCAAGGAAACGGAGGCGGCGATCCGCCGGGGGCTCGAGACGCCGGGGCCGTACGTCCTGGTCGACCGGAACCCGTGCACCCTCCGGTACCGCGTGAAGCGTCCGGTCCTGGCCGTGGACCCCGGGAAGTGCACCGGGTGCAAGGCGTGCCTGAAAGTGGCCTGCGTCGCGCTGGGCCTTACGGCCGACGGCGACAAGCCGAAGGTGCGGATCGACCCGGAGATCTGCAACGGGTGCGGCATCTGCTCGAAGCATTGCCGGTTCGACGCGATCGCCCAGAGCCGGGCGGGGGGGGGCGATGGGAATCTTTAACATCGTCATCGCGGGGGTCGGGGGACAGGGGGTCCTCCTCGCCTCGAAGGTCCTCTCGGAGAGCGCGCTCGTCGCGGGGATGGACGTGAAGCAGAACGAGGTGCACGGGATGGCCCAGCGGGGCGGGAGCGTCATCTCCTTCGTCCGCATCGGCCCCCGGGTCGGCTCCCCGGTCGTCATGCCGGGGACGGCGGACCTGCTCATCTCCTTCGAGCCGCTCGAGGCGCTTCGGCACCTCCATTACCTGAAGCCGGGCGGCATGCTGGTGTACAACAAGGCGACCATCAACCCGAGCACCGTGGCGTCCGGGCTGGCCGCGTACCCCGCCGACGTGGCGGAGCGGATCGCGATGGCGGTCCCGGGCGCGCGCGGGATCGAGGCGCTCGCCATCGCGAAGGCGGCCGGAAACGCGAAGGCGGTCAACATGGTGATGGTCGGATCCGTCCTCAAGGCCCTCCCGATCGACCCGCGGATCGTGGAGGGCGTCGTGACGGCGATGTCGAAGGGCAGGGGAGCCGAAGTGAACCGGAAGGCCCTGACGGGCGGGGCGGCGGCCTGATCCGCCGGACGCGGCGCCGGAGGTATCCATGAAGCTCAAGCAGCTCTCGGTCTTTCTCGAAAACGCCCCCGGGCGTCTCTACGAAGCCACGCAGGCCCTGGGCGACGCGGGGCTCAACCTCCGGTCCCTCTGCATCAGCGACAGCTCCGACTTCGGGGTCCTGCGGATCCTGGTGTCCGACGTCGCCCGCGCCCGGCGGGTCATCATGGAGAAGCAGCTCCCGGCGCGCGTCGACGAGGTCGTCGCCGCCGAGATCGAGGACATCCCGGGGAGCCTCGCCCGGCTCCTTCTCCCGTTCAAGGAGACCAAGGTCAACGTCGAATACATGTACGCCCTGGCCGGAACCTCCTCGGGCAGGGCGGTCATGATCTTCCGGTTCAGCGACAACGACCGGGCCATCGAGATCCTCCGGGGCAACCACGTGAAGCTCCTCGACGCAGAGGCGTTCGGGATCCTGGAAAACCGGGCATGAAGGGAAACGCGTTCGATCCGAAGAAGTTCGCGGTGATCGGCGCCGGCCCGGTCGGAGCGGTCGTCGCCGCCTTCCTCGCCGCGGGGGGGCGCGAGGTGACCCTGTGCGACGTGGTCCCGGCGCTCCTCGCCCCGGCCCTCTCCCCCGGGATCGTCATCGAGGGGACCGACACCGTCACGGCGCGGGTCGCGAAGGTCACGACCGACGTGGACGACCTGATCGCGGATCCCCCCGACGTGATCGTCGTCGCGGTCAAGGCCACCGCCCTGCCGCTGCTCGCATCGGCGCTGGAAGGGGTGGTCGGCGAGGGGAGGTACGTCGTCAGCTGGCAGAACGGCGTGGACACGGAGCGCGTCCTCGCCCGGAACCTCGGCGATGCGGCGGTGCTGCGGGCGGTCGTGAACCTCGGGTGCGTCCCGATCGCGCCGGCGCACGTGCGGATCGCCTTCCACCACCGTCCCCACTACATCCAGGAGATCGATCCGCGGTCCCGGGACGCCGCCGTCGCGATCTGCCGCGTGTTCACGGAGTGCGGGCTCGAGACCCGGCACACCGAACAGATCCACAACATGGTCTGGCGCAAGGCGATCCTCAACGCCTGTATGAACCCCATCTGCGCGGTGACCGGCAAGACGATGGCCGAGGTGATCAACGACCCGATCCTCTTCCACCTGGTCGACGCGCTCATCAAGGAGGGGGTCGCCGTCGCGCGGGCCAACGAGGTGGCCCTCGGTTCGAACTTCTACCCGTACTGCATCCACTACATCCGGAGCGCCGGGCACCACAAGCCGTCCATGCTCCAGGACATCGAGGCGGGCCGGAGGACCGAGGTCGACTTCATCAACGGCAAGATCGTCGAGTACGGCGTCCAGGCCGGGACCGCCACCCCGAACCACACGATGATCCGCGGCCTCGTGAAATCCCTCGAGCCGAAGTGAACACGATCCGGGAGAATGTCTCGCGGCTGTCGGCCCGGATGTGCGACCGCCCCCAATACCCGGCGCAGGGCGCGGTCCTCTTCGTCGACCTCGAGCGCAGGGAGCACTTCTCGCGGCACCTCCCGATCGCGGTCTTCCGCTCGTTCCTCTCCGCCCGGGGGGCGAACATGTTCCTCCTCTACAACCTCCTGCCCGACGGGAGGGAACCGCTCGACCCCGAGGTCCCGCTGATCTTCGGCAGCGGGACGTTCACCGGCGCCGTCCCCGCGGCGGCGCGGGGGAACGTAAGCGGCGTCTCCCCCGACAGCGACGCCGTCCTGGACAGCAACTGCGGCGACGTCTTTCCCGCGTTTCTCAAGGGCCTCGGGTACGACCACCTGGTCCTGTACGGCCGGTCGCCGGGGTGGACCCTCCTGCGCCTGTCCGGAGGGGAGGTCGCGTTCGACGACGCCGCGCCGTACCTCGGGATGGACAACGCCGACGTGACGCGGGCGGTCGAGAGGGACTACTCCTGCAAAGAGCGCAAGGACATGGCGATGGCCCGGATCACCCGCGCGGGGGAGAACCTCGCGCTGTGCGCCGGCATCATGGGGGGCCCCAAGGCGATCTACGCGCGCGGCGGGCCCGGCGCGAAGATGGGGTCCATGAAGGTCAAGGGGATCGTGATCCTCGGCCGCCCCGCTCCCGGGGCGCGCTCCGCGGAGTTCGTGGAGAGGAACCGGGAGCTGGCGCGGAAGATCCTGTCGACCAGCGTGGTGAAGCACGCGCTGAAGACCGTCGGGACGCCGTTCCTCTACAAGCCCAGCCGGATCCTGGGCGCGATGGGGGCGAAGAACAACCAGGAGACGCAGTGGTACGACACGCTCGACGCCGACAACTTCGACGTCTACCGGACCGGGATGGACGGCTGCCACAAATGCCCCATCCGGTGCCGCCCGCTGAACGATCTCACCCCGGAGGGGAAGGGGGGGTGGGGGGCCAAGGCGCTTTCGGGAGTCGAGGGGAACGCCGGCTACGACCGGGAGCAGGCCGCACTCGAGCATCGCCGGGAGAAGGCGTACAAGGGGGTTCGCGGGGACGGCGCGTTCGACCGGTTCGACAAGGGGGACGGTCCCGACTACGTGACCCTCGGGAAGATGGGGCCGATGGTCGGCATCAAGGAGCCGGAGCAGGCGCTGCGGCTGAACAACATCGTGAACGACCTCGGGCTCGACTCGGCGAGCACGGGCAGCGCGATCGCGTGGGCGATGGAGCTGTACCAGCGCGGGATCATCACGCGGGAGGACACGGGAGGGCTCGATCTTTCGTGGGGGAATTACGAGGTCATCGAGAAGCTCCTCTTCCTGACGGCGACGCGCGAAGGCTTCGGGGACGTCATCGCGGACTCCGGCCGCGCGGTTGCGCGCGGCCGGTATCCCGCCGAGGCGCTTGCGTACCGGATGGCCGTGAAGGGGCTGTTCCAGTCCGACCCGCACGACGCGCGGATCCTGAAAGGGTTCGCGCTGGG
The Deltaproteobacteria bacterium DNA segment above includes these coding regions:
- a CDS encoding phenylacetate--CoA ligase — encoded protein: MAWSKEETIGRAEMRKIQLDRLRKTVRYIHGKNPVYRKKLDAAGVKPAAIKTLDDIRRIPFTTKGEIRDSYPFGLFTASREDIVEFHATSGTTGKPVVVAYTRNDIDLWSDAMARAFTAAGVTKDDIVQNIYGYGLFTGGLGAHYGAIRVGASVIPMSGGNSQRQIMMMQDFGSTVLTVTPSFLMHIHEIGEQMGVDFRKLKLKTGLFGAEPWSESMRGAIEEKFGITACDLYGLSEIIGPGVAFECREVRNGLHINEDYFFPEIIHPETLEPLPPGETGELVFTTIGNEGQPLLRYRTRDITRLIPEKCACGRTLVRMQRVTGRTDDMLIIRGVNFFPSQIESIVLKRQGVSPHYMVVVDRKGTLDEVEVRVEVTDEFMAKAGADVLKGSEQEILKDVALARQKMENLKRDIKDIIGISVKITLVQPGSIQRSEGKARRVEDRRPKT
- a CDS encoding 4Fe-4S binding protein, producing the protein MKAERKILSGNEAIALAFTDSGGVFASGYPGTPSTETLEEVARLGEVYCEWAPNEKVGLEAAIGASIAGGRAMATMKHVGVNVAADALLTLNYTGVNAGLVLMVADDPGMHSSQNEQDSRNYAKFAKIPMLDPSDSQEAYDFLREGLALSERFDTPVMLRTTTRISHAKGIVERQGRIEPKVGEWVKDVPKYVMLPHFGKVRHAAIEERLLKLREFAETTPLNRVEMGDTELGILTSGISYQHVKEAYPDASILKLGMVHPLPEGKIREFAGKVSRFMIVEELDGIFEEQVRAMGIRVDVGKDRIPYCDEVNADVVRAAAGGGGRPAGAAPATDLPLRPPTFCPGCAHRGVFSILAKLKVFVSGDIGCYTLGALAPMNAMHSCICMGASISAAHGMAKVNEIAERPGKPVAVIGDSTFFHSGMTGLLGMAYNGGNALVVIMDNRTTGMTGGQDNPGSGRGLMGQAARQVDIVALVKVLGIENVFEINAYDLKETEAAIRRGLETPGPYVLVDRNPCTLRYRVKRPVLAVDPGKCTGCKACLKVACVALGLTADGDKPKVRIDPEICNGCGICSKHCRFDAIAQSRAGGGDGNL
- a CDS encoding indolepyruvate oxidoreductase subunit beta, yielding MGIFNIVIAGVGGQGVLLASKVLSESALVAGMDVKQNEVHGMAQRGGSVISFVRIGPRVGSPVVMPGTADLLISFEPLEALRHLHYLKPGGMLVYNKATINPSTVASGLAAYPADVAERIAMAVPGARGIEALAIAKAAGNAKAVNMVMVGSVLKALPIDPRIVEGVVTAMSKGRGAEVNRKALTGGAAA
- a CDS encoding amino acid-binding protein gives rise to the protein MKLKQLSVFLENAPGRLYEATQALGDAGLNLRSLCISDSSDFGVLRILVSDVARARRVIMEKQLPARVDEVVAAEIEDIPGSLARLLLPFKETKVNVEYMYALAGTSSGRAVMIFRFSDNDRAIEILRGNHVKLLDAEAFGILENRA
- a CDS encoding 2-dehydropantoate 2-reductase is translated as MKGNAFDPKKFAVIGAGPVGAVVAAFLAAGGREVTLCDVVPALLAPALSPGIVIEGTDTVTARVAKVTTDVDDLIADPPDVIVVAVKATALPLLASALEGVVGEGRYVVSWQNGVDTERVLARNLGDAAVLRAVVNLGCVPIAPAHVRIAFHHRPHYIQEIDPRSRDAAVAICRVFTECGLETRHTEQIHNMVWRKAILNACMNPICAVTGKTMAEVINDPILFHLVDALIKEGVAVARANEVALGSNFYPYCIHYIRSAGHHKPSMLQDIEAGRRTEVDFINGKIVEYGVQAGTATPNHTMIRGLVKSLEPK
- a CDS encoding MoaD/ThiS family protein: MCDRPQYPAQGAVLFVDLERREHFSRHLPIAVFRSFLSARGANMFLLYNLLPDGREPLDPEVPLIFGSGTFTGAVPAAARGNVSGVSPDSDAVLDSNCGDVFPAFLKGLGYDHLVLYGRSPGWTLLRLSGGEVAFDDAAPYLGMDNADVTRAVERDYSCKERKDMAMARITRAGENLALCAGIMGGPKAIYARGGPGAKMGSMKVKGIVILGRPAPGARSAEFVERNRELARKILSTSVVKHALKTVGTPFLYKPSRILGAMGAKNNQETQWYDTLDADNFDVYRTGMDGCHKCPIRCRPLNDLTPEGKGGWGAKALSGVEGNAGYDREQAALEHRREKAYKGVRGDGAFDRFDKGDGPDYVTLGKMGPMVGIKEPEQALRLNNIVNDLGLDSASTGSAIAWAMELYQRGIITREDTGGLDLSWGNYEVIEKLLFLTATREGFGDVIADSGRAVARGRYPAEALAYRMAVKGLFQSDPHDARILKGFALGLAVATRGMDHLRNRPTLEINARINDNREFKTALYGGYVAPEPNVYEGKEHAVRACENIFAVGDAVGMCRFATRLFNSPSTADYDDFARQLKELTGEDFTPGALDAIGRDITGIERLINARLGLTEKDDTLPDRWFEEAVTAGPFAGEKIDRGRFDELKGRYYELLGLNRAGVPSLSWHRRLAEIVTGFAVEVRLPEGIPGAPEGAVIVDRPVGTVAELREALEIRLPHAVRELSNSSLVVSVNGAMVLSNEKGAAVRSGDEVAIVRIMGGG